The following are encoded together in the Montipora foliosa isolate CH-2021 chromosome 12, ASM3666993v2, whole genome shotgun sequence genome:
- the LOC137980216 gene encoding uncharacterized protein, whose protein sequence is MERFRKDVQDRFSSVLNGFTTRTSASLKTLGCIAYLLFFAWQIIGLILFTIRAFETSISAKHASFQQTHIELFSHSENLELIWLVTWFLNTALVMIALSKVPSFLGYTVILRKLVRLPSFWSLVALTAVAMAGYPMILAIKNHSGIEVALIVAFMVDRPVQVILLAFVNFIQVNHARENGTLKVFVFIKINVFLLFVTYFIRFVLGSMEFALKVYGIDDETGIDSAFYSVLGTIRQFAVVMYHYRIYVFYWEKLFVDNRNILDNHECFENSRGGGHRDVPLRELNPV, encoded by the coding sequence ATGGAAAGATTCAGAAAGGATGTTCAAGATCGTTTCTCATCTGTACTGAATGGTTTTACGACACGCACATCAGCCTCGTTAAAAACACTTGGCTGCATTGCTTaccttttattttttgcatggCAAATTATTGGCCTCATTCTCTTCACAATCCGGGCATTTGAGACGAGCATCAGCGCAAAGCATGCTAGTTTCCAACAAACGCACATCGAGCTCTTTAGCCACTCCGAAAATCTGGAACTGATTTGGCTGGTGACGTGGTTTTTAAACACTGCTTTAGTGATGATTGCTTTGTCCAAAGTACCCTCGTTTCTTGGTTATACTGTGATACTGAGGAAACTTGTTCGCTTGCCGTCTTTTTGGAGTCTTGTGGCATTAACTGCAGTTGCCATGGCAGGATATCCCATGATACTTGCGATCAAGAATCACTCTGGAATAGAAGTGGCGTTGATTGTTGCTTTTATGGTTGACCGACCCGTCCAAGTCATCCTCCTTGCCTTCGTAAACTTCATTCAGGTGAATCATGCGCGAGAAAACGGCACCCTTAAAGTATTTGTATTCATCAAGATTAAcgtgtttcttttgtttgtaacTTATTTTATCCGGTTTGTTCTTGGCTCGATGGAGTTTGCCCTGAAGGTGTATGGAATAGATGACGAGACTGGAATTGACTCGGCTTTCTACTCCGTTCTTGGTACAATCCGTCAATTTGCCGTGGTCATGTACCATTACAGAATTTATGTTttctattgggaaaaactgtttgTCGATAATAGAAACATACTTGATAACCACGAATGTTTTGAGAATTCTCGTGGTGGTGGTCACCGTGACGTTCCATTAAGAGAATTGAATCCAGTTTAG
- the LOC137981199 gene encoding uncharacterized protein: protein MSVEKIMKPSVHASEIRQRLLLDGVVDADDLPSASQINKRITRDLVMSKKKLSVIPSESTTPEQIARQDEYLNVISTFQPHQIHFFDEASVIKTSGNRSYGNATVGEKAVEFQRYASNANFTINLLHSVRGVDYYNILDGPSNGFQLLYFFEDAVEIQRPDGSVLLERGDCVVMDNCGFHHGLFVEPVLRELLNDYGVQLIYQPPYSPHLNTCEYCFHQIKEFLRRCQMLAIEETEIAIAEGVSLISAANSNNYFRNCITTKAIFRVL, encoded by the coding sequence ATGTCTGTTGAGAAAATTATGAAGCCAAGTGTCCATGCCTCTGAAATACGACAGAGACTTTTGTTGGATGGCGTTGTAGATGCTGACGATTTGCCGAGTGCTTCTCAAATAAATAAACGAATAACGCGTGACTTGGTGATGAGCAAAAAGAAACTATCAGTCATACCGTCAGAAAGCACTACTCCTGAACAAATTGCCAGACAAGACGAATATCTTAACGTCATATCTACATTTCAACCACACCAAATCCATTTCTTTGACGAGGCAAGTGTGATAAAAACCAGTGGGAATCGTAGTTACGGGAACGCTACCGTCGGCGAGAAAGCAGTCGAGTTTCAACGATACGCTTCGAACGCCAATTTTACCATCAACTTGCTCCACTCAGTACGTGGGGTAGACTATTATAATATTCTTGACGGCCCGTCGAATGGATTTcagttgctttacttttttgAAGATGCTGTTGAAATTCAACGCCCTGATGGAAGTGTTCTTCTTGAGCGTGGCGATTGCGTCGTGATGGACAATTGTGGTTTTCACCATGGTCTGTTTGTTGAGCCTGTTCTAAGAGAACTGTTGAATGACTATGGCGTCCAGCTTATTTACCAGCCACCTTACTCACCACATCTAAATACGTGTGAATATTGTTTTCACCAAATAAAGGAATTCTTGCGGAGATGTCAAATGTTAGCGATAGAAGAGACCGAAATTGCCATAGCCGAGGGTGTTTCATTGATATCAGCAGCTAATTCAAATAACTATTTTCGCAATTGTATAACAACAAAAGCAATCTTTCGTGTCTTGTAA
- the LOC137980145 gene encoding uncharacterized protein, producing the protein MAFQTSEVTKSPYITFEKMQEGFRNDVQDRLSSSVLNRYATRPSASLKTIGCITYVLFFAWQVIGLILYSIRAFETSISAKRASFQQTHIELFNHSANLELIWLVTWFLNTALVMIALSKVPSFLGYAVILRKLVRLPSFWSLVALTGVSMAGYPIILAINDHSGIEIALIVAFMVERPVQVILLAFLNFTQVNHSRKNGTLKVFAFIKVNVFLLFVNYFIQFVIGSIQFALNVYGIDEETEIDSHFHSVLGTIRRLSVVIFCYRIYVFHWEKLFVDNRNILCHHDYFENSCIRGEIKEFNAV; encoded by the coding sequence ATGGCTTTTCAGACTTCAGAGGTCACCAAGTCACCTTACATCACCTTTGAAAAGATGCAAGAAGGATTCAGAAACGATGTTCAAGATCGTTTGTCATCATCTGTGCTGAATCGTTATGCAACACGCCCATCGGCCTCGTTAAAAACAATTGGCTGCATTACTTACGTTTTGTTTTTCGCCTGGCAAGTTATCGGCCTCATTCTCTACTCCATCCGGGCATTTGAGACAAGCATCAGCGCAAAGCGTGCCAGTTTCCAACAAACGCACATAGAGCTCTTTAACCACTCTGCAAATCTGGAACTGATTTGGCTGGTGACGTGGTTTTTAAACACTGCTTTAGTGATGATTGCTTTGTCCAAAGTACCCTCGTTTCTTGGTTATGCTGTGATACTTAGGAAACTTGTTCGCTTGCCGTCTTTTTGGAGTCTTGTGGCATTAACTGGAGTGTCCATGGCGGGATATCCCATAATACTTGCGATCAATGATCACTCTGGAATCGAAATAGCATTGATTGTGGCGTTCATGGTTGAGCGACCCGTTCAAGTCATCCTGCTTGCCTTCTTAAACTTCACTCAGGTGAATCATTCGCGAAAAAACGGAACACTTAAAGTCTTCGCATTCATCAAAGTCAACGTGTTTCTCTTGtttgtaaattattttattcagtTTGTTATTGGCTCAATACAGTTTGCCCTCAACGTGTATGGAATAGACGAAGAGACTGAAATTGACAGTCATTTCCACTCCGTTCTTGGTACAATCCGTCGATTATCTGTGGTTATATTCTGTTACAGAATTTATGTTTTCCATTGGGAAAAGCTGTTTGTCGATAATAGAAACATACTCTGTCACCACGACTATTTTGAGAATTCTTGTATTCGTGGTGAGATTAAAGAATTTAACGCAGTTTAG